CCAGCTTGTTAGAGTCCTCGTTCAGGAACTCTGAGCCTTCTACCAGGCGACCCTTAGGCACTGGactggaaggggagggagagagccagTCAGTATATGGAAGGCGTCGAGTGAGTAAGTGAAAGAGACACTTAAAGCCAAAATAGTCCTACATCAGTTTCATTGTGCTTCATGTATTTgggagtgtgtgtttttgtgtcatACTTAACAGCCAGGGAATCCTCAGCGCTGGTTCCGTTGTTGTTCTCCTTGTCGTCCGCCTCTGGCTTCCAGTTCACGCTGCCCAGCGGCTCCCTACGCTCTCCCATTGGCTCACTGCGGGTCATGCCACGCCCCTCGTCCATGCAGTCCGTCTCCATGGCGACATCTCCGGTCTGGGCTGACTCGTCGTCTGCGGAGACGAAACAAGCAGATGACTCAATTTGCACACGTACACAGAGGGAGTGGTGTCTGTGCAAACAGACAGGCCATTCAGTGTACACACACGGATGGTGGACAGTTACCCTTGGCTTCTTCTTCGTCACCCTCCTCGTCTCCCTCATCATAATCTCTCTAAACAGGACACATTAACAGAGTACTGGTCAAAATATCCATCAACAAGTAGGTGCAAGGACTACTGGTTGTTCTTATCCAAGGGGACTGACTTAAGTATTGGAGAAATTCCTGTTGCCATGGAGAGATCAGAGCTTGAGAAATGTGAACTCACTTTTTCTAGGTCCCCTTTTCTGGTTCTCTTCATGATCTCCTCAATTCGCTGTAAGTAAGAGTGACAGGACGGTTCATGTCAAGAACCACTGGCAAATTAAACCCTGCAGACACTCAATGTAATGTAATACAAGTTAATGACAGTCGATTTGATTGGACTGCTTTAAAACTCAAGTGTTGGTATATAGTGAGTGGATGTAGGGGGTATTTTCACTGAGTGTGCATACTTAATGTACATAATGAACATGTTACTGAGACCATAGTGAATGCATACAGTGTGTATGATAAAGTGTGCAAGCTGAACGgtgattatttatttacttttctgctcttttgcacaccaatatctctacctgtacatgaccatctgatcatttatcactccagtgctaatctgcaaaattgtaattattcgcctacctcatgccttttgcacacattgtatatagactctccttttttctactgtgttattgacttgttaattgtttactccatgtgtaactctgtgttgtctgttcacactgctatgctttatcttggccaggttgcggttgcaaatgagaacttgttctctctcaactagcctacctggttaaataaaggtgaaataaaaaataaaaaaattaaattctCCACCCACCTTCTTCCTCTCCATGCGTTCATGTTGGTTCTGGGCcatgaccctctctctctcaatgcggACCTTCTCTGCCTCAATTGCAGCCTGTGCCTCCGCCTCTTCACGCTGTGATTGGACAAACATGTTGCCAATCACACAAGCAGACAATCAATTAGATCAACACAAGACTAAAAGCATTTGTCCGTACCTCTTTCTGTAGCTCAGCCTGTCTCACGGCCTCCTCTACCTccagtctttctctgtctgcctccGCCATAAGAgcgtcctcctcctctttcttcttcctctcctccgccagcctcttctcctcctccaggcGTTTCAACCGATCCTCCTCGGCCAAGCGTTTGTCCTCCTCGTTCCTCAGCCTATAGATAACGAGATATGGCCGGTCAATTTCcccccagagagagaaagagattataGTAGCCTCGTCTGGTTCCtcacttctcctcctcctctctcagaaCTCTGAGTGCCTCCTCCCGCTCCTTCTTCTCCCTCGCCAAACGACGGTTCTCGGCCAGGATCATGGCAGCCTCTGCAGCCGAGTTGGTGCCCGCCATGGACTTGTCtaagagtcagagaggagacacacaagAGTTTAGTTCGACCAATCTTGGCCAACACGATACAGGAGCCATAGCATCAAACACTCCATATAGAACTCTACTACTATAGAGCACAttgagaggagaatgagaactATAGGTTGAGAGAGGGTGATCGATgaaaaagatagagagaaagagggagcaagagagagaaacaaaaggtTGGGATCCGATTTCAAATGACAGTCTGTGGCTGCTGGTCATAAAGCGCTTTCTGTGTCCTACTGCAGACAATCCTATTGATAGCAGCGAGTCCCTGCAGCACACGCAGTATCCATTAACCCTCTCCTAATGAGttctacagtagtagtacagGACTCTCACCAGAAGGAGGCACGAGACATCTCTAGAGCTAACAGGATGTAACTACGGCTGGGAGGGAGTTAATGGCTGTGCTGGTATACAGCTAGCTATAGACCAACTTTCTGCTGCTGCCATGTCAGTTTCCCTTGCTAATGAACAGCAGaggaacacactaaacacactggtgaAACTTAGGAATTAAGCTATAGATCATTTATATACATCAGGATAGAGGACAGAGCAGAGGCTATGAGCCAAACAGATGTTCTTTATTACTCAGTTCACATATAGTACAGGGTTTCCAACCCACTGCTTCAGGGACTCACAGTACAGGCCCTGACTCTCATTATCAGACGAAAGTGAGTCTCAAGACTGAGACTGTTGGTGTTTTTTCCTGCTTGATCAGAGCACGGCAAGGTCCTTATGCAAGTGAGATTTTAGCCTTATGTCATGACTGTGGTACTGACAGAAGGAAATGGCTAACTCAGCCTAGAGAGAAATGTGATCTCAGTGAGGTTGGAGGTCCTCTTCACTCACCGTCCTTGTCTTTGGTCTTACTGGAGGTGGTATGAGTAGGGGTGGGTGTTGTGCTGGTCTGGGGAGCCTCTGGGGACTGGGGCACCACAGGCTGGATGGGACACAGGTCCTTTGGCTTGGAGTCCCTCTTCCGCAGGGTTGGGGGGCCGGTGGGGGTGAGGGCCGGTCTCTGGATGGGTGGAGGTTTTGCGGAGGTGGGCTGGGGGGACGGGGGCTTGGCCGAGCTAAACTGAGGGGATGAGGGGCGATGTTTGATACCCCCAGGTGACGAGGGACGGTTACGTGGGCTTGGCCTGTAGGGGGGAGACCAGATTAATGACGGTTTTATAAATTATCCAACAGCTGAGCAATATCAACCGTACACAATTAAACACAGGAAATATTGGATATAGTTCAAACGTTTTCTCAGGGAGAGATGTGGTGTCTTACTTTGCACTGGGGGAGGGGGTTCTCTTGCTCGCTGGGAGGGGGGCGGGGGAGGGCGAGCGGTGGCGTCCCGCGATGTTGGAGGGCGAGGCGGGACGTTTCCCTCCGGGCGATGAGAACCTTTTCTCCTTCTGTCGTTCCACAAAGAGATAGTGAGAGAAGAGGGACGATTCAGTCCATTACATCAGATCCTCCAAATGTTATCATCTCTAAAATAACACATTTCATTTTTAAAATCTAATATAAAAAGTTACATGTAGGCTATAACATTTTATTCATTTCGTGTCATGCAGGGTTTTATCTGGATCAAAAGGGGCTTAGGTGGTGTGTGTGGCATGGGGGTACATAAATCCATCTGGTTTTAGTCATTACGGTTTACACAGAGTGTTTATTTAATCCCCCAAAAAATGTTCTACAATTAAAAACACTGGAATTAGTCGGCTTGACAGAACGTTTAGGCAGCCCGCCCAAGCATTTCAATGGCCGAAAAATCTGTCATGTATTTTGTTTCCACGTTAAGTGCATAATGGCGCCCCACCACTAAAATCCCTCATGAGAACACAGTGGAACACAAGTGGGTCAATAAACATGGAGAGTGACCAGATACCACCTGATCCCTGAGACAGTCTCCCTCCCATGTGGTCTGTGTCATGGACAGTCTCCCTCCCATGTGGTCTGTGTCATGGACAGTCTCCCTCCCATGTGGTCTGTGTCATGGACAGTCTCCCTCCAATCCCCACTGCAGCACACATCAGCCTTTAAATAATGTCACAGGACTGACAGTCACTGTGAAGGTTACCGTGTGGGCCTGTGTGTTTCAAATGAATCTATTTTTAAAAAGCCCACGTGCCATGGGACGGGGGTCTGAAAACATGCTGATGGCACAGCAAGTTCATCCAAAATTTGTGTCCAAAATTTGACtggtactacacacacacacaaaccaaaatTATAAAATGCAACATataaaagtgttggtcccattttccATGAGCTGAAACACTGTAAAAGAgcagacattttccatacacacaaaaagctttttGTTATCAAATTGtgtacacatttgtttacatccctgttagtgcgcatttctcctttgccaagataatccatctacccgACAGGTGTAACATTAtgaagcatgatcattacacagtgcaccttgtgctggggacaataaaaaggccactataaaatgtgcagttgtcacaacacATTGCCACTGATTTGAGGGCATTGGCATGCTGAacgcaggaatgtccaacagagcggttgccagagaatgtaatgtttatTTCTTTCGACCATGAGCCACCTCCAACGTAATTTTAGAGAGTTTGTAAGTACGTCTCACCAGCCTCACAACCATGTGTACCCACGGCAGCCCAGGACCTttacatccggcttcttcacatgCGGGATTGTCTGACAGGGGATGCTGAGGAGtatttgtctgtaataaagctctaCTGTGgggaaaactaattctgattggctgggcatggctcccgagtgggtggacctggctcccaagtggctgcgcccctgcccaggcatgtgaaatccatagattagggcctaatgaatttatttatattgactgatttcctttcctatgaactgagtaaaaaaaagaaagtgcatgttgtgtttatatttctgttcagagagagagtgtgtgtatatatatctatatatatatcacagCTCTGGAAAAAATAACTGTACAACCACTAAAATGATCAATTTCTCTGGATTTACTATTtataggtatgtgtttgggtgaaatgaaaatgttattgttttattctataaactactgacaacatttCTACCAAATACAAATAGTAATTTAGAGCATTTACttgcagaaaatgacaactggtcaaaataacaaaaaaagatGTCCTCGGACAATGCAAAGAAAATAAGTTAATTTCCATTTTTAAACACAATACTAATACAAATGTTTTAACTTaaatcaatatttggtggaaTAACCTTGATTTTCAAATCACCACTCATGCGTCTTGGCATGCTCTCCACCAgtctttcacattgatgttgggtgACTTTATGCCACTCCTGGCGCAAAAATTCAAGGAGCTCGGCTTTGTTTGATGGCTTGTGACCATCCATCTTCCTCTTGATCCCATTccagaggttttcaatggggttcaggtctggagttGGGCTtggccatgacagggtcttgatctggtggtcctccatccacaccttgattgaccTGGCTGTGAGGCATGgcgcattgtcctgctggaaaaaccaatcctcagagttttGGAACATTGTCGGAGCAGAAGGAAGCACTTTTTCTTCCAGGACAACCTTGTAAGTGGCTTGATTCATGTGTCCTTCACAAATCTGCCCGATTCCAGCTTGGCTGAAGCACCCCCAGATCATCGCcgatcctccaccaaatttcacaGCGGGTGCGGTACTTGGTGAGGCCTACCAGCCACAGTGAAATTTGGTCGAGGATCCGTGATGACCTGGGGGTGCTTCAGCAAGGCTGGACTCAATGTGAGACTGGTGGAGAGCATGCCAAGAAAGCAGTGATTGAAAATCAGGGTTAttccaccaaatattgatttccgaactcttcctaagttaaaacagtattgtgttgtttaaaaatgAATATTAAACtttaccaggagacaggccagtacatcaggagatgtggaggaggccgtaggagggcaacaacccagcagcaggaccgctacctctgcctttgtgcaagaaggagcaggaggagcactgccagagccctgcaaaatgacctccagcaggccacaaatgtgcatgtgtcagctcaaacggtcagaaacagactccatgagggtggtatgagggcccgacatccacaggtgggggttgtgcttacagcccaacaccgttcAGGACgcttggcatttgccagagaacaccacgattggcaaattcgccactggcgccctgtgctcttcacagatgaaagcaggttcacacggaacacgtgacagtctggagatgccatggagaacgttctgctgcctgcaacatcctccagcatgaccagtttggcggtgggtcagtcatggtgtggggtggctgcacagccctccatgtgctcgccattatgtaccgagatgagatcctcagaccccttgtgaccccttgtgagaccatatactGGTGCGGTTGGcactgggttcctcctaatgcaagacaatgctagacctcatgtggctggagtgtgtcagcagttcctgcaagaggaaggcattgatgctatggactggcccgcccgttccccagacctgaatccaattgagcaggtctgggaggagatccctcaggagaccatccgccacctcatcaggagcatgcccaggcgttgtagggaggtcatacaggcacgtggaggccacacacactactgagcctcatttttacttgttttaaggacattacatcaaagttggatcagcctgtagtgtggttttccactttaattgaGTGCGACTCCagatccagacctccatgggttgatacatttgatttccattgataatgtttgtgtgattttgttgtcagcacattcaactatgtaaagaaaaaagtatttaataataatatttcattcattcagatctaggatgtgttattttagtgttccctttattttttttagcagtgtaGTAAAACCAGAGAAAGTGATAATTTTGCAGTGGTCTCTAAATTCTTTCCAGAACAGTATATCAGGGTTTCTGTTGGGAAAATGTGGAGCTTGACATTTGACCAGCAGCAATTTAATTCACCAGATATTTGAGAAGTTTACCAGACCCATATGCAAATCACATTTAGGTTACAGTAATTCATATTAACAGAACATTCGAGGATGCAACGATATGCGGTTCTTCTTACTGAATTCTGATACGCACTTTGAAGATGTGGACGGTTATTCTAacatttacttttcctcagccaacaagatgacAAAAACGAATTGCAAAGTCACTAGCCCATGTCAACCTACTATCGGACTTATTAGACAAGTTAGcctctattggtcagcttgttgaGAAAGAAATGGACTATTCcaaaacagactctgggacagttgtgggacaaTAGATGcaaaattcatacaaccagtTGGCTTAGGCTACATAAAAATAACAGTTAAAAAGCAATGAGGTTAAAACAAATCAGAAAGTTTAGCTTTTAATGTTGATAAAATATTAGTAGGCTACACAAATTTCCATTCCATAACAcaattagcaggaaaacaccTCAAAAGTGCCTCAAAAGGGTACCGGACATGTGACAGAAGAAAATGGAAAAGCGAGATCTAATATGCAACACCTAGCATTGGTTGCTAATATGAATAGGATTATGCCTCTGGCTGCAGGACAAGGAAATACATTTGATATAAACTAAGTGCCTTCACGAGTCCACGGATATGGTAGAATTTGGCTAGGCTACTTTGACACAAGACATAGCTCAATTTATTTtagtttatttaactaggcaagtcagttaagaacaaattcttatttacaatgacggcctgcagggaacagtgggttaactgccttgttcaggggcaggagagattttttaccttgtcagctcagggattctatCCAGCAAcccaaggctctaaccactaggctacctgccgccccaataataTATGGTAAAACGTTTTCGTTTCAAAAAATTAAGTATATGTtctcaaaatgcatactgcctaAGATGCATAACGAATATACTATACACACACTGCAAACTAATTCCACAATTTTATTCATAGTAACctatagaccgataagcatgaccaGTCAAACGTATTTACATCGACTGGTATTTCAAATCAATTAGGCTAAATAGCTTTATTTCACAATGTGTTTTTTTTCCTCCCAGTCAACtgtacatttgatttattttctaaTACATCTacatcattatttattttttaatcagcCAAAAAAGCCAGTTAAtggaaaccctggtgtgtgtgtgtcacatgcgTGCCTGTGTACTTATCCTTGGTTTGTCTGAAAACTGTTTAAGAAAGAAACCGTAAAAGCCAGAGTGTGCATTTAGTTCTAGACCATTTGTTTTATGTGGGATAGAAATAGCTTTCAAAGCTTTCCAAAAGCAGAAGGCAAAGTGCATGCACTGTATGATAATTATTCTGTGAGGAGAGGATGTGTGTGGAgaagagactgaaagagagggatggCTTCATAAGAGGAAGCGCCGTCACCTATCCATTTCACCACACAGAGTACCCtccgtccacacacacactggagatgTACACTAGCTAATCACTCAGAGGATGAGTGCACGGACAAGCACACACGCAAAGACACTGGCATGTCTGCCCGCATCATAGAAGCAGCATGACTCCCTTTAATGTGTATTCTGGATATCACCAATTTTCTCTTCACATACCATATCCCTAGCTTAGAGCTGTCCCCTGCAAAGCTTTGGTGAGATACATACACgagtgtctttgtctctctctgcaaTCTCTTTTGTAGGCTGTACTGTgaaccatctctccttctcacccacAGCTTCATCTCCTTATCCTCTCATTTATCCTTGCTGATCTTAAAAACACAGACGGGGTCAAAACAATATAGAGGCTACCTACCAGGAATTGGCTTTCACCTGTCCAGTTGTTCATAGTCGGAGGAAAAGAGaaaaggagacgaggagaggaagccACCTCAGGCTATTGAGACGCAGCCCCGGGCAGGCTCACGGTGTGGCCTTGTCGGTCTGTCCTGCTTTGCATTGCCTGACCCAGCCGCTCCAATTCACTACTATACTCGGCCTATTGCGGCTCCTTTGTCTTTTTCTGAGACAATAGCGCTACTTCATATGCAGGAAGGACCATGGAggaagggcagggagggagagcgagccaGGCAGTGGAGGACACTGAACCAATCAAAGAGCTTCCCACAGGCTCATGGAACACGTCTCGAGgccaacatgatgctgctaatGCCCAAAGACTCTACTTAGGGACTAAATCTTGAATGCAGTATAGTTGCATCTTATTTACTTGTTCTGTAGACATCTCTAATGCAGCAAGAGTGAGCAACGACCTCCTCTAGTGAAAAAAGCTTTTCACCCCAATGGACAATAAAACAATTATTCACTTCAGGTCTTCAGGTCTGAGCTGTGGGATAGCAATTTGATCCTGAGAGAACACCGCTCTCAGATCAATATCGTGGATGGATAACCCACAGGGCTGCTTTGACTGGCAAATCATACAGGATGTGTGCATATAAAACCAGTACCATTTGTCCACGGgatttattttcctgacaccgtATCATTGCAGGCTCGGAGAGATAGTGTTATCATGGCTTTAAGCACCTTGTTCCTGTAACTTTATCCTGGTGTCATACGGGCTTCTGGGAAAgataccccacacacacatttacatagcATACACGGCCACTGTGGACTGTGTACTTACTGAGAATGCAGAGACATGTAGCTACTGTATTTCCACTGGCTACTATGGCGATACATTTACACAGTGGAGACACAACGTTCTTAaatgatttgcctagttaaaataaaaatGATCAGTTTGCCACCATGGACATGAACACACTAGCTACACCCAACCCTATCAGGTGTTAAAGTGCTCGGCTTTGCCATTCTTAGTGCTCGACACATGCACCAGATCCCATGTCCATTCTGTTAATAAGTCTGTCTTCCATACGTCCATTCTATACATGCTAATTCTATGTCTTCCATACCGCCATTCATTCAAATTCTGTCTTCCACATTTATGAGGTCTCACCAGTGAGGGGTCCACTTGGTCTGCCGAGGCGGAGGTAGGCAGGGTGGCGCTCTTCTGCCGGTCGATACTGCGGCTGCGCAGGGGTCCTCGCTGCACCGGGTGCAGGGGGCTGGCCGAGGCTGAGCGAGGACACAGGTGACACTCTGGTAAAGGACACAGTCATCGCAGGGCAGGGAAACCAGCCAATGGGAGCATGGGTAAAAGCAGCCGAGTTGGGTGAGCAAagcagaggcatggagagagagagagagagagatggagaaaataaAAGTAGATGGTTCGGGGGATAAGAGCACAAAACAACATGGCATATTGTTAGATTATGCACTGGTAGCACAAGGTTGGTTGTTGAAGCATCAGGGCTAGGCTGGCAGTGGCAGGGctggaggggggagacagagagactgggacagactGACATCCCCTGATTGGTTTTAAAGCTCTGGTGCTGCACAAAGCTGAACACATTGACACAACACGGCACTGAGCACACCGCCACAGCAAACAGTGCACACAACCCACCACCATCGCAGCACAAGCTGACCGCACTCACACACTCTAGAAGCACCGCAAATGCTGGAGGATGACGTTAATGGTTGGTACCCAttcgttgaaaaaaaaaaaaaaaacatttggatAATTTCAGGCGTATCAGCATTTCCTGTTTTAAAGAATATTTTAGGGCTTCGCCTAGTACACCAGTGCCACTACTCCTTCCACCTTGAATTCAATCCAAATCAAAACAGTAGAATACATGACAGAAGTCCTTCAGGGAGAATTCTGTATGCACACTGTCAGCTACACCATAGAGTACTCCAGTATATTTGGCTTACCTGGCTAGTCAATTTCTGACCCACATGGAGTAGCTAGCCT
This window of the Oncorhynchus keta strain PuntledgeMale-10-30-2019 chromosome 4, Oket_V2, whole genome shotgun sequence genome carries:
- the LOC118376830 gene encoding ensconsin isoform X10; this translates as MCHKKIEKENFIEMAEGATSLKELRAQMAASAQAQAEERRSLAGNSPVPASLATANTPPNTTAAKSPRPVIDGAALRIDDRLRVAKERREEADRQQAAKDSQILERERKAKLQVERQMEERQKKLDEQRRKEEQRRSAVEEKRKQKQEEEKEHYEAVMRRTLERSQRVEQRQKRWSWGGLSESDNRSVDKRSTSTMNLKQLSEAGINKRLSSSSATLINSPDKTRKPLASPVDGGFLSRLLTPTQASLARSKSAAALSAEGGDAQECHLCPRSASASPLHPVQRGPLRSRSIDRQKSATLPTSASADQVDPSLKEKRFSSPGGKRPASPSNIAGRHRSPSPAPLPASKRTPSPSAKPSPRNRPSSPGGIKHRPSSPQFSSAKPPSPQPTSAKPPPIQRPALTPTGPPTLRKRDSKPKDLCPIQPVVPQSPEAPQTSTTPTPTHTTSSKTKDKDDKSMAGTNSAAEAAMILAENRRLAREKKEREEALRVLREEEEKLRNEEDKRLAEEDRLKRLEEEKRLAEERKKKEEEDALMAEADRERLEVEEAVRQAELQKEREEAEAQAAIEAEKVRIERERVMAQNQHERMERKKRIEEIMKRTRKGDLEKRDYDEGDEEGDEEEAKDDESAQTGDVAMETDCMDEGRGMTRSEPMGERREPLGSVNWKPEADDKENNNGTSAEDSLAVNPVPKGRLVEGSEFLNEDSNKLAPGLNGKPGPWSFEELIDMGVNSKGRPLIDGGGPEGPRVAFEDKGIPVATLHPSSQPIEALSEM
- the LOC118376830 gene encoding ensconsin isoform X3, with translation MCHKKIEKENFIEMAEGATSLKELRAQMAASAQAQAEERRSLAGNSPVPASLATANTPPNTTAAKSPRPVIDGAALRIDDRLRVAKERREEADRQQAAKDSQILERERKAKLQVERQMEERQKKLDEQRRKEEQRRSAVEEKRKQKQEEEKEHYEAVMRRTLERSQRVEQRQKRWSWGGLSESDNRSVDKRSTSTMNLKQLSEAGINKRLSSSSATLINSPDKSARVRSSSLNRLPRNNKIDLYTQPNKEGRKKLQVEQTGPSLKKRSSSLTRAGGGKTQTPSKLDKGTTDDQARKPLASPVDGGFLSRLLTPTQASLARSKSAAALSAEGGDAQECHLCPRSASASPLHPVQRGPLRSRSIDRQKSATLPTSASADQVDPSLKEKRFSSPGGKRPASPSNIAGRHRSPSPAPLPASKRTPSPSAKPSPRNRPSSPGGIKHRPSSPQFSSAKPPSPQPTSAKPPPIQRPALTPTGPPTLRKRDSKPKDLCPIQPVVPQSPEAPQTSTTPTPTHTTSSKTKDKDDKSMAGTNSAAEAAMILAENRRLAREKKEREEALRVLREEEEKLRNEEDKRLAEEDRLKRLEEEKRLAEERKKKEEEDALMAEADRERLEVEEAVRQAELQKEREEAEAQAAIEAEKVRIERERVMAQNQHERMERKKRIEEIMKRTRKGDLEKRDYDEGDEEGDEEEAKDDESAQTGDVAMETDCMDEGRGMTRSEPMGERREPLGSVNWKPEADDKENNNGTSAEDSLAVNPVPKGRLVEGSEFLNEDSNKLAPGLNGKPGPWSFEELIDMGVNSKGRPLIDGGGPEGPRVAFEDKGIPVATLHPSSQPIEALSEM
- the LOC118376830 gene encoding ensconsin isoform X12, yielding MCHKKIEKENFIEMAEGATSLKELRAQMAASAQAQAEERRSLAGNSPVPASLATANTPPNTTAAKSPRPVIDGAALRIDDRLRVAKERREEADRQQAAKDSQILERERKAKLQVERQMEERQKKLDEQRRKEEQRRSAVEEKRKQKQEEEKEHYEAVMRRTLERSQRVEQRQKRWSWGGLSESDNRSGDPDAGAASPVAIVISPASPEKPPRTQQSAVDKRSTSTMNLKQLSEAGINKRLSSSSATLINSPDKTSASPLHPVQRGPLRSRSIDRQKSATLPTSASADQVDPSLKEKRFSSPGGKRPASPSNIAGRHRSPSPAPLPASKRTPSPSAKPSPRNRPSSPGGIKHRPSSPQFSSAKPPSPQPTSAKPPPIQRPALTPTGPPTLRKRDSKPKDLCPIQPVVPQSPEAPQTSTTPTPTHTTSSKTKDKDDKSMAGTNSAAEAAMILAENRRLAREKKEREEALRVLREEEEKLRNEEDKRLAEEDRLKRLEEEKRLAEERKKKEEEDALMAEADRERLEVEEAVRQAELQKEREEAEAQAAIEAEKVRIERERVMAQNQHERMERKKRIEEIMKRTRKGDLEKRDYDEGDEEGDEEEAKDDESAQTGDVAMETDCMDEGRGMTRSEPMGERREPLGSVNWKPEADDKENNNGTSAEDSLAVNPVPKGRLVEGSEFLNEDSNKLAPGLNGKPGPWSFEELIDMGVNSKGRPLIDGGGPEGPRVAFEDKGIPVATLHPSSQPIEALSEM
- the LOC118376830 gene encoding ensconsin isoform X7; its protein translation is MCHKKIEKENFIEMAEGATSLKELRAQMAASAQAQAEERRSLAGNSPVPASLATANTPPNTTAAKSPRPVIDGAALRIDDRLRVAKERREEADRQQAAKDSQILERERKAKLQVERQMEERQKKLDEQRRKEEQRRSAVEEKRKQKQEEEKEHYEAVMRRTLERSQRVEQRQKRWSWGGLSESDNRSGDPDAGAASPVAIVISPASPEKPPRTQQSAVDKRSTSTMNLKQLSEAGINKRLSSSSATLINSPDKTRKPLASPVDGGFLSRLLTPTQASLARSKSAAALSAEGGDAQECHLCPRSASASPLHPVQRGPLRSRSIDRQKSATLPTSASADQVDPSLKEKRFSSPGGKRPASPSNIAGRHRSPSPAPLPASKRTPSPSAKPSPRNRPSSPGGIKHRPSSPQFSSAKPPSPQPTSAKPPPIQRPALTPTGPPTLRKRDSKPKDLCPIQPVVPQSPEAPQTSTTPTPTHTTSSKTKDKDDKSMAGTNSAAEAAMILAENRRLAREKKEREEALRVLREEEEKLRNEEDKRLAEEDRLKRLEEEKRLAEERKKKEEEDALMAEADRERLEVEEAVRQAELQKEREEAEAQAAIEAEKVRIERERVMAQNQHERMERKKRIEEIMKRTRKGDLEKRDYDEGDEEGDEEEAKDDESAQTGDVAMETDCMDEGRGMTRSEPMGERREPLGSVNWKPEADDKENNNGTSAEDSLAVNPVPKGRLVEGSEFLNEDSNKLAPGLNGKPGPWSFEELIDMGVNSKGRPLIDGGGPEGPRVAFEDKGIPVATLHPSSQPIEALSEM
- the LOC118376830 gene encoding ensconsin isoform X1, with translation MCHKKIEKENFIEMAEGATSLKELRAQMAASAQAQAEERRSLAGNSPVPASLATANTPPNTTAAKSPRPVIDGAALRIDDRLRVAKERREEADRQQAAKDSQILERERKAKLQVERQMEERQKKLDEQRRKEEQRRSAVEEKRKQKQEEEKEHYEAVMRRTLERSQRVEQRQKRWSWGGLSESDNRSGDPDAGAASPVAIVISPASPEKPPRTQQSAVDKRSTSTMNLKQLSEAGINKRLSSSSATLINSPDKSARVRSSSLNRLPRNNKIDLYTQPNKEGRKKLQVEQTGPSLKKRSSSLTRAGGGKTQTPSKLDKGTTDDQARKPLASPVDGGFLSRLLTPTQASLARSKSAAALSAEGGDAQECHLCPRSASASPLHPVQRGPLRSRSIDRQKSATLPTSASADQVDPSLKEKRFSSPGGKRPASPSNIAGRHRSPSPAPLPASKRTPSPSAKPSPRNRPSSPGGIKHRPSSPQFSSAKPPSPQPTSAKPPPIQRPALTPTGPPTLRKRDSKPKDLCPIQPVVPQSPEAPQTSTTPTPTHTTSSKTKDKDDKSMAGTNSAAEAAMILAENRRLAREKKEREEALRVLREEEEKLRNEEDKRLAEEDRLKRLEEEKRLAEERKKKEEEDALMAEADRERLEVEEAVRQAELQKEREEAEAQAAIEAEKVRIERERVMAQNQHERMERKKRIEEIMKRTRKGDLEKRDYDEGDEEGDEEEAKDDESAQTGDVAMETDCMDEGRGMTRSEPMGERREPLGSVNWKPEADDKENNNGTSAEDSLAVNPVPKGRLVEGSEFLNEDSNKLAPGLNGKPGPWSFEELIDMGVNSKGRPLIDGGGPEGPRVAFEDKGIPVATLHPSSQPIEALSEM